A segment of the Fibrobacter succinogenes subsp. succinogenes S85 genome:
AACAATCCTAACACCACTCGCACGCTGCGGGCCAACTTTTGCAAACGTTGCAAGCACGCTAGTCTTGCCACCAAGCCCTAAAGCACCTACATTGGATTCGTTCACCCTTTCCGTGATCGTCTTTTCAAATTCAGACTGGAAGTCGTAATTGCCCTTGGCCATTGCTTCCATCATCATAGACGTTGCTTCAAACTGCGATCGTCCAATACCAACAGCCAATGTACACGGAGAGCAGCCTAACTGCGATACAGCCGGAATCGCACGAGCGACAATTTCATCAATCACCACTTGCACGCTATGCTTGTGAAACACGCGCTGCGTAATCCCACGAATAGCTGGACCACCACCAAGCATCAAAATAGTCAAACGCAAAACATCTTCTTCGACCGGCTTGATCAGAATCGGAGACGGAGCCAAAGCGCCAGAATCAGGATTCAAACCGCCTGATTGATCAATACGGTGATAATCGTCGCCCAAAATCGCCATGGGGCGTCCTGGCAACTTGCGAAGTCCAGCCTCAATACCAGCGTGAATCTGAGCCAAAACATCTCCAGTAACCTGACGATTCGGACCAACCTCAATAAAGATATGTGGAATGCCGGTATCGTCGCACAAAGGCCCACGATTCTTTTCGGCAACCAAAGCATTATCTAAAACCTGCTGCATCACCCAACAGCTATTCGTT
Coding sequences within it:
- a CDS encoding fumarate hydratase; its protein translation is MTDIEQKVCECLIQAGSTFREDQKEAYRRAIAKEPGTNSCWVMQQVLDNALVAEKNRGPLCDDTGIPHIFIEVGPNRQVTGDVLAQIHAGIEAGLRKLPGRPMAILGDDYHRIDQSGGLNPDSGALAPSPILIKPVEEDVLRLTILMLGGGPAIRGITQRVFHKHSVQVVIDEIVARAIPAVSQLGCSPCTLAVGIGRSQFEATSMMMEAMAKGNYDFQSEFEKTITERVNESNVGALGLGGKTSVLATFAKVGPQRASGVRIVALRPCCCFEPRRATVEL